One Bemisia tabaci chromosome 7, PGI_BMITA_v3 DNA window includes the following coding sequences:
- the LOC109042318 gene encoding coiled-coil domain-containing protein 39, which yields MLPQVEDLMKELGWADGFCIPVANEENKALEKEVEEQLRKKAEKKIALEELQERLESLKTRDKHLLEELKQLDELVAAYETQCNAENEMILSLEREHSIILQEKQNCKKKLNELRDSRHSLENEKLQLRSKLKGLKASVEWGEEALQAWKEDLSKNSGDANLLEKYQLEDDSKFCEVEVKRQKLLSDVMQAQNTLNRLVSELKISENELCHTTKMFRQAHEERNKLLEQWGAAVNFLQARDDTIMKTLMELQNLKKSGREKYKQLLQERQFYEEQFKDNSELYASITEKSTNCEHLREEKLRINEVLQEISSQVLTSQRALAELEHELAREEKEEKKLMEECDIKEASVKCLTESIEDLKNKLKTLKTETTEALERSRIPHKIYDDKVKSLEQISVKQKRLHDSMHKTESELSAIKKEGELCFQEIQFSEAHSAALDKKMKSISKEIFHQEEMLYNQNLQLTQINTEIAFLEGKRDSEYLESLKKEIEMLEIDLKEKTKDHDFILTQVTQSEVKGRFELLKTR from the exons ATGTTACCACAGGTTGAAGATCTCATGAAAGAGCTCGGTTGGGCTGATGGATTTTGCATACCAGTAGCCAATGAAGAGAACAAAGCTCTTGAAAAAGAG GTTGAAGAACAGTTACgaaaaaaagctgaaaagaAAATTGCCCTTGAAGAACTGCAGGAGCGTCTGGAATCACTAAAAACTCGGGATAAGCATCTACTGGAAGAACTAAAACAACTTGAT GAGCTTGTAGCAGCATATGAAACACAATGTAATGctgaaaatgaaatgatatTATCTCTGGAAAGGGAGCACAGTATCATTCTGCAAGAAAAGCAAAACTGTAAGAAGAAGCTGAATGAACTCAGAGACTCTCGACATTCTTTAGAG AATGAGAAACTTCAACTTAGATCCAAATTGAAGGGATTGAAAGCATCGGTTGAGTGGGGTGAAGAAGCTCTCCAGGCCTGGAAGGAAGATTTGTCAAAAAACAGTGGTGATGCaaatttattagaaaaataTCAACTTGAAGATGACTCTAAATTCTGT GAGGTTGAAGTGAAGCGGCAGAAATTGCTTTCTGATGTAATGCAAGCCCAAAATACTCTAAATCGCCTTGTCAGTGaattaaaaatatctgaaaatgaaCTCTGTCACACAACAAAGATGTTTCGTCAAGCCCATGAAGAACGGAACAAGCTTCTTGAACAGTGGGGAGCTGCTGTGAATTTCTTACAAGCTAGAGATGACACAATAATGAAAACTTTGATG GAGCTGCAAAATCTCAAGAAATCTGGCAGAGAGAAGTACAAGCAGCTTTTACAAGAAAGGCAGTTTTATGAAGAGCAGTTCAAAGATAATTCTGAATTGTATGCTTCAATAACAGAAAAATCCACAAATTGCGAACATCtacgagaagaaaaattaaggatcaATGAAGTTCTCCAAGAAATTTCTAGTCAG GTCCTCACATCTCAGCGAGCATTGGCAGAGTTGGAACATGAGTTGGCtcgagaggaaaaagaagagaaaaaattgatggaagAGTGTGATATCAAAGAAGCATCAGTTAAGTGTCTAACAGAATCTATCGAggacttaaaaaataaactcaaaactttaaaaactgaaACAACTGAAGCTCTTGAACGGAGTAGAATCCCTCACAAAATCTATGAT GACAAAGTGAAATCGTTAGAGCAAATATCTGTGAAACAGAAACGACTTCATGACTCAATGCATAAGACCGAGTCTGAATTATCTGCCATCAAAAAAGAGGGCGAACTTTGTTTCCAAGAAATCCAGTTCTCTGAAGCTCATTCAGCAGCACTTGACAAAAAGATGAAAtcaatatcaaaagaaatttttcaccAGGAAGAGATGTTGTACAACCAG AACTTGCAGCTGACTCAAATCAACActgaaattgcatttttagaaGGCAAACGAGATTCAGAGTATTTGGAAtccttgaaaaaagaaattgaaatgctGGAAATcgatttgaaggaaaaaactaaagacCATGACTTTATTCTTACCCAAGTTACTCAAAGTGAA GTCAAAGGCAGATTCGAATTGCTGAAAACGAGGTAA